A genomic segment from Necator americanus strain Aroian chromosome III, whole genome shotgun sequence encodes:
- a CDS encoding hypothetical protein (NECATOR_CHRIII.G9102.T1) — translation MQNLIDVYTDMPPVTRAYTTACVLTTLAVQLDFITPFHLYFNWDLIIKRYQFWRLLTSFCFFGSFGFSFMFNMIFTYRYCMMLEEGSFRGRRADFVYMFLLGGALMILCGIFVQMVFLGQAFTIMLVYIWSRRNPHIQMNFFGVLSFTAPYLPWVLLLFSLLLGNNAIVDFMGIACGHFYFFLEDVFPYQQHGMRLLVTPGWLKWLCDEPQADPVPEEERPGGFGWGVEDE, via the exons atGCAAAATTTAATAGATGTCTACACGGATATGCCGCCTGTTACACGGGCATATACAACAGCGTGTGTTTTGACAACGCTGGCTGTG CAACTTGATTTTATCACTCCTTTTCACTTATACTTCAACTGGGATTTGATAATAAAACGATATCAG TTTTGGCGACTCCTCACCTCCTTTTGTTTCTTCGGGTCATTTGGGTTCAGTTTTATGTTCAACATGATATTTACATATCGGTACTGTATGATGTTAGAAGAAGGATCATTTCGTGGAAGGCGAGCTGACTTCGTTTATATGTTTCTACTCGGAGGAGCTTTGATG ATTTTATGTGGTATATTCGTGCAAATGGTTTTTCTTGGTCAAGCGTTCACTATCATGCTTGTATACATTTGGAGTAGACGAAACCCTCATATCCAG ATGAATTTCTTCGGTGTGCTCTCTTTCACAGCCCCCTATTTGCCATGGGTTCTACTCCTTTTCTCGCTTTTATTGGGGAACAACGCAATAGTAGATTTCATGG GTATTGCCTGCGGAcatttctacttcttccttGAAGACGTTTTCCCGTATCAGCAACACGGAATGCGTTTGTTGGTGACTCCAGGATGGTTGAAGTGGTTGTGTGATGAGCCGCAAGCGGACCCTGTGCCTGAAGAAGAACGACCAGGCGGCTTCGGATGGGGTGTGGAAGATGAGTAA